A portion of the Algisphaera agarilytica genome contains these proteins:
- a CDS encoding ABC transporter substrate-binding protein produces the protein MTQDAKIILYRFTLVKWYFIICKVFQAVDLHPEFKTQESIMRLILTHILFLSCFMTGCSGSDPEYTPDGRIIVTYWEKWAGFEGDAIQSVIDDFNVSQDRIFVQRLTVSQIEHKLLLATAGGNPPDLAGLWDRNVATLAEKGALTPLNRRLEQGGIQKQDYLPSLWSLCEHRGFMWALPTTPATTALHWNKAMFREAGLDPEIPPVTLAELDEMAERLTYVEVIRGGEPVQLYYPELTEQEKAAKDFRLLRVGFNPNEPGWWNEQWGAWFGAELWDGGDVVTATHPANIEAMSWFGSYTEKYGIVNYQRFGDSTGEFASPQNPFLDGRVAMVMQGVWMYNFIDQYAPALDWGAAPFPAKGDLIGQNISLISSDVVVIPRGAKNIDEAFEFMKYLASRPAIEKLCLGHRKFSPLAAYSDSFIEDHPNPAIGVFIELASSPHAEPIPKLSIWSEYRDELALAANRVYTGLAEPEEALSDAGRRIQRKFDRECQRWALTGEQRMKEWAEQ, from the coding sequence TTGACACAGGATGCTAAAATTATACTGTATCGGTTTACTTTAGTTAAGTGGTATTTTATCATCTGTAAAGTGTTTCAAGCCGTAGATCTCCATCCCGAATTCAAGACGCAGGAATCAATCATGCGCTTGATTTTGACACATATCCTTTTCCTGTCTTGTTTTATGACCGGTTGCAGTGGCTCAGACCCCGAATACACGCCCGACGGACGGATCATTGTGACGTATTGGGAGAAGTGGGCAGGATTTGAGGGAGACGCCATCCAATCGGTCATCGACGATTTCAATGTCTCGCAAGACCGCATCTTCGTCCAACGCCTTACAGTAAGTCAGATCGAGCACAAACTGCTCTTGGCGACGGCAGGAGGAAACCCACCCGATCTTGCAGGCTTGTGGGACCGCAACGTCGCGACCCTGGCAGAAAAAGGAGCGCTGACACCGCTCAACCGCCGACTGGAACAAGGCGGGATTCAAAAGCAAGATTACCTTCCATCGCTATGGAGCCTTTGCGAGCACCGTGGATTCATGTGGGCTTTGCCCACCACCCCGGCTACCACTGCTTTGCATTGGAACAAAGCCATGTTCCGTGAAGCGGGACTGGACCCCGAGATTCCACCTGTCACTTTGGCTGAGCTCGACGAAATGGCCGAGCGACTCACTTACGTGGAGGTGATCCGTGGGGGCGAGCCGGTTCAGCTTTACTACCCCGAGCTCACCGAGCAAGAAAAAGCTGCAAAAGATTTTCGGTTATTGCGTGTGGGCTTCAATCCAAACGAGCCGGGCTGGTGGAACGAGCAGTGGGGGGCTTGGTTTGGGGCCGAGCTTTGGGACGGTGGTGATGTGGTCACCGCCACACACCCAGCAAACATCGAAGCAATGAGCTGGTTTGGGAGCTACACCGAGAAGTACGGCATCGTGAACTACCAACGCTTCGGCGACTCGACAGGCGAATTTGCTTCGCCGCAGAACCCATTTTTGGATGGCCGGGTCGCCATGGTGATGCAGGGGGTGTGGATGTACAACTTCATCGATCAATACGCCCCGGCCTTGGATTGGGGCGCCGCGCCGTTTCCGGCTAAAGGTGATCTGATTGGTCAAAACATTAGCCTGATTAGCAGCGATGTTGTGGTCATTCCACGCGGAGCCAAGAACATCGACGAAGCGTTTGAGTTCATGAAATACCTTGCAAGTCGGCCCGCTATCGAAAAGCTTTGCCTTGGCCACCGCAAGTTCAGTCCACTCGCAGCATATTCTGACAGCTTTATTGAAGATCACCCAAATCCAGCAATCGGTGTGTTTATCGAACTTGCTAGCAGCCCGCACGCCGAACCGATTCCAAAGCTGTCGATCTGGAGCGAGTACCGCGACGAGTTGGCTCTGGCGGCGAATCGTGTGTATACGGGGTTGGCTGAGCCGGAAGAGGCTTTGTCGGATGCCGGTCGGCGCATCCAGCGCAAGTTCGACCGGGAATGCCAGAGGTGGGCCCTGACTGGCGAACAGCGGATGAAAGAGTGGGCGGAGCAATGA
- a CDS encoding beta-mannosidase — translation MTANLTSHADTAQVLDLGGTWSLRSKDGQYDLPGQVPGCVHADLLAAGLVPDPYYRMNEHQVQWVGKTDWVYERVFDVSKDWLSYNCVALDCEGLDTLARVVVNGEECGAANNMFRRWRFDVRQALVAGENSIQVFFESSVNYSLEKIKQAPIPHVFWDLPDAKGRAWIRKQQSQFGWDWGPMIVTSGIHAPIRLVALDTPRLERVGVRQQHSQKGVVVRVEAPLSQFEGYSALRSKIKITRLGMEVASCDVESKDGVLDAELLIEQPELWWPAGMGEQPLYDVEIELRDELGGVFDVARRHIGLREFKLVREADEWGESFAFEANGRRFFAKGANWIPADVIPSRIPKGRIRSLLGDAVDANMNMIRVWGGGVYESEEFYDICDELGLCVWQDFMFACAPYPTTDPSFIENVRQEAIQATQRLNHRASICLWCGNNELEWLNMADTPGNGKMSWEQYLPFFDFDGMLGTVVKENAPDTTYWPCSPLKTIGDRIDVMDERSGDNHVWGVWHSGEDIDWYRETAPRFASEFGFQGFPEPKTMAAVIDHSLGDGNLCSQVVDHRQRAGAGTGRIMYDLARWFKLPHDFEHTLWLTQILQSHCVQTAVEHWRRCAPRTMGALYWQLNDVWPGPSWSSIDYYGRWKGLHYVMRRSFAPRLLSVVSAKDGVVEVHLTHEESRWVKGRLTWTLTALTGEAIKSGEAEITAKPMMGRPVYWIDLADQLAEYGKSSVALWLEFEPEDAQDVLSANLFFERPKHMGLSNPELAVVGCEANKSGFDVTIKAERCAAWVWLTHPEVDLRCSDNFFHLRGGQPKTVHVKVNQPLDHEQFIQKLEVKHLLNTYAN, via the coding sequence ATGACAGCCAACTTAACGTCTCATGCCGACACCGCCCAAGTGCTTGACTTGGGCGGCACTTGGTCTCTTCGTAGCAAAGACGGCCAGTACGACCTCCCTGGGCAGGTCCCTGGGTGTGTACATGCGGATTTACTTGCCGCAGGATTGGTGCCCGATCCCTATTACCGCATGAACGAGCACCAGGTCCAGTGGGTTGGTAAGACAGACTGGGTTTACGAGCGTGTATTTGATGTGAGCAAAGACTGGCTGTCGTATAACTGCGTTGCACTTGATTGCGAGGGTTTGGATACGCTCGCCCGTGTGGTAGTCAATGGGGAAGAGTGCGGGGCCGCGAATAACATGTTCCGTCGGTGGCGCTTTGATGTCCGTCAGGCGTTGGTAGCTGGAGAAAACTCGATTCAGGTCTTTTTTGAATCTTCGGTGAATTACAGTCTTGAAAAAATTAAGCAGGCTCCAATCCCGCATGTTTTCTGGGACTTGCCCGATGCGAAAGGGCGTGCGTGGATCCGAAAGCAGCAGTCGCAGTTTGGATGGGATTGGGGTCCGATGATCGTGACCTCGGGTATACACGCACCGATTCGCCTCGTAGCGCTTGATACTCCTCGTTTGGAAAGAGTGGGTGTCCGTCAGCAACATAGCCAGAAGGGCGTAGTGGTTAGGGTTGAGGCGCCTTTGTCTCAGTTCGAGGGCTATTCAGCGTTGCGATCGAAGATCAAGATCACTCGACTGGGTATGGAGGTTGCCTCCTGTGATGTTGAGTCTAAAGATGGAGTTTTGGACGCCGAGCTTTTAATCGAGCAGCCCGAGCTCTGGTGGCCGGCGGGTATGGGCGAGCAGCCGCTCTATGACGTAGAGATAGAGTTGCGTGATGAATTGGGCGGTGTATTCGATGTTGCTCGCCGTCATATCGGTCTTCGTGAGTTTAAGCTCGTTCGGGAGGCCGACGAATGGGGTGAATCTTTTGCGTTTGAAGCCAACGGACGGCGTTTTTTTGCCAAAGGTGCCAATTGGATCCCAGCCGATGTGATTCCTTCTCGCATCCCTAAAGGCCGTATCCGGTCACTTCTGGGTGATGCCGTCGATGCCAATATGAACATGATCCGGGTGTGGGGCGGAGGGGTTTACGAGTCTGAGGAGTTCTACGATATCTGCGATGAGCTCGGACTCTGCGTTTGGCAGGACTTTATGTTCGCCTGTGCGCCATATCCGACGACTGATCCAAGCTTTATCGAGAACGTTCGCCAAGAAGCAATTCAAGCCACGCAGCGTTTAAACCATCGCGCATCGATTTGTCTGTGGTGCGGAAACAACGAGCTCGAATGGCTGAATATGGCCGATACCCCGGGTAACGGCAAGATGTCATGGGAGCAGTACCTTCCGTTCTTCGATTTTGATGGCATGCTGGGAACCGTGGTTAAGGAGAACGCCCCCGATACGACGTACTGGCCTTGTAGTCCGCTCAAGACCATCGGGGATCGCATCGACGTCATGGACGAGCGCAGTGGGGATAACCATGTCTGGGGCGTATGGCACTCTGGCGAAGATATCGATTGGTATCGCGAAACCGCACCGCGTTTTGCGAGCGAGTTTGGCTTCCAGGGCTTCCCCGAGCCAAAGACGATGGCTGCGGTGATTGATCACTCTCTTGGAGACGGCAATCTGTGTTCGCAAGTGGTGGACCACCGCCAACGCGCGGGAGCTGGCACGGGGCGGATCATGTATGATCTGGCGCGTTGGTTCAAGCTGCCGCACGATTTTGAACACACGCTGTGGTTGACCCAGATCCTTCAGTCTCATTGCGTCCAAACTGCTGTTGAACACTGGCGACGTTGTGCTCCACGAACCATGGGTGCATTGTATTGGCAGCTCAACGACGTGTGGCCCGGGCCGAGTTGGTCGTCCATCGACTATTACGGGAGATGGAAGGGGCTTCATTATGTGATGAGGCGGAGTTTTGCTCCGCGCCTGCTTTCGGTGGTTTCCGCAAAAGATGGTGTCGTGGAAGTTCATCTCACGCACGAAGAATCTCGTTGGGTGAAGGGTAGGCTGACGTGGACACTCACAGCTTTGACTGGCGAAGCCATTAAGTCGGGGGAGGCCGAGATTACCGCAAAGCCGATGATGGGCCGACCAGTGTATTGGATCGATCTCGCGGATCAGCTGGCAGAATACGGCAAAAGTTCTGTGGCACTTTGGCTTGAATTCGAGCCGGAAGACGCTCAAGATGTCTTGTCTGCCAATCTATTCTTTGAGCGCCCCAAGCACATGGGTCTAAGCAATCCGGAGTTGGCTGTCGTCGGGTGTGAAGCAAACAAGAGTGGTTTTGATGTGACAATTAAGGCTGAGCGGTGTGCCGCTTGGGTCTGGTTGACGCATCCCGAGGTTGATTTGCGATGCAGCGATAATTTCTTCCACCTGCGAGGGGGGCAGCCCAAAACAGTTCATGTCAAAGTAAATCAGCCTTTGGATCATGAGCAATTCATTCAGAAGCTTGAGGTTAAGCATCTTCTTAATACCTATGCCAACTGA
- a CDS encoding LacI family DNA-binding transcriptional regulator, with the protein MSEKVGIKEVAERCGVSKSAVSLVINNRRGVSDQTRDRIRKAIKDLGFRPNTAARRLGGRDSQGEIGQYGFLAFDAWADSSHSYYGQVLAGASIHAQKLGARLSFFQVPEPDTAGKLPPQVNLDALDGCLITGRPSLEILRSISKSSKPTVMVSPSTPHVVADSVRPENIEGSWLATRHLIELGHSRIAFLGGNVDNVDAQERYLGYRMAVQEAGIELDEDLVEFQDFSPPGGRTALANVLSRSSGVTAVFAGGDYLAIGAYDAAHDAGLEIPGDLSIVGFDDIEPVRYLRPALTTIHIDLHAIGAHAFDRVLQLIDKPQPLVHLRVPGKLVQRDSTRVKE; encoded by the coding sequence ATGTCGGAAAAAGTAGGTATCAAAGAAGTTGCGGAGCGCTGCGGTGTCTCGAAGTCGGCGGTCTCGTTGGTCATCAACAACCGCCGGGGGGTTTCGGATCAGACACGTGACCGGATCCGCAAGGCCATCAAAGATCTTGGCTTTCGACCGAATACCGCTGCTCGTCGTCTAGGTGGACGGGATTCTCAGGGGGAAATCGGTCAATATGGATTTCTAGCGTTTGACGCCTGGGCGGATAGCAGCCACAGCTACTACGGTCAGGTCTTGGCTGGGGCTTCGATTCATGCGCAAAAACTCGGGGCCAGGCTTTCGTTTTTCCAGGTCCCCGAGCCCGACACAGCCGGGAAGCTGCCGCCTCAAGTAAATCTTGATGCGTTGGATGGGTGCTTGATCACGGGGCGCCCCTCCTTGGAGATATTGCGTTCGATATCCAAATCGAGCAAGCCTACGGTGATGGTTTCTCCCTCGACGCCACACGTGGTGGCCGACTCGGTCCGCCCGGAGAACATCGAGGGTTCATGGCTGGCGACCCGGCACTTGATTGAACTAGGGCACAGCCGGATCGCTTTTTTGGGCGGTAACGTTGACAATGTTGATGCTCAGGAACGGTATTTGGGCTATCGCATGGCGGTGCAAGAAGCCGGTATCGAGTTGGACGAAGATCTCGTGGAGTTCCAAGACTTCTCACCGCCCGGAGGCCGCACCGCACTAGCGAATGTTCTGTCGAGATCGAGTGGCGTCACTGCGGTGTTTGCTGGTGGGGACTATCTGGCGATCGGGGCTTACGATGCTGCTCATGACGCGGGGCTTGAAATCCCGGGCGACCTCAGCATCGTGGGCTTCGACGATATTGAGCCGGTCCGTTACCTGCGTCCGGCTCTGACTACTATCCACATCGACCTACATGCAATCGGGGCTCATGCCTTTGATCGAGTTTTGCAGCTCATAGACAAGCCTCAGCCATTGGTCCATCTGCGGGTGCCGGGAAAGCTGGTTCAGAGGGATTCAACCCGCGTGAAAGAATAA
- a CDS encoding PEP-CTERM sorting domain-containing protein yields MNTKSLLAGVAVAAVTTSGASAAVLSASNTRLAFGPVANGQNAYDVNITTGLGGGLTYEGEGNIEMNGIPDADDVMGGSAGGQYVVDYAFYNGTPGSDRIDNGSGGTSSTFLFQEWAGGAANVITFDPLDFDELNENGEGGSDGGDNRMDLFVDGSQVLPLGSGGSPEDGADNTARLAEGSFTIDLTGLTSGSVFVFHGGFNNGTNDQVVTATIGATSMMSTVDPANDLERAQYVSVFEYDTSAGTTLDLDFIINGNSGSRSRFAGIVVTDVVPEPGSLALLGAGSVLMAVRRRSAR; encoded by the coding sequence ATGAACACTAAGTCTTTGCTTGCAGGAGTGGCTGTCGCCGCTGTAACTACCAGTGGAGCCTCAGCCGCAGTGCTTAGCGCGTCCAATACCCGCTTGGCGTTTGGCCCCGTCGCCAACGGTCAAAATGCGTACGACGTGAACATCACTACCGGCCTAGGAGGAGGTCTTACCTACGAAGGTGAAGGCAACATCGAAATGAACGGCATTCCCGATGCCGACGACGTCATGGGCGGTTCTGCAGGCGGCCAATACGTGGTTGACTACGCCTTCTACAACGGAACTCCTGGTTCCGACCGTATCGATAATGGTTCGGGCGGGACTTCGAGTACCTTCCTGTTCCAAGAATGGGCTGGCGGTGCCGCTAACGTCATTACATTCGATCCTTTAGATTTTGACGAATTGAACGAGAATGGTGAAGGCGGCAGCGACGGCGGCGACAACCGCATGGACCTTTTCGTTGATGGCTCCCAAGTACTTCCCCTCGGTTCCGGTGGAAGTCCTGAAGATGGTGCGGATAACACCGCCCGTCTCGCTGAGGGTTCTTTCACCATCGATCTTACGGGACTAACCTCCGGCTCGGTGTTCGTTTTCCACGGCGGTTTCAACAACGGAACCAACGACCAAGTAGTCACCGCAACCATTGGTGCGACCTCCATGATGTCCACGGTGGACCCGGCCAACGACTTGGAGCGGGCCCAGTACGTGTCCGTGTTCGAGTACGACACCTCGGCTGGCACCACCCTGGACCTGGACTTCATCATCAACGGAAACAGTGGTAGCCGTAGCCGCTTCGCCGGTATCGTAGTCACCGACGTCGTTCCTGAACCCGGCTCGTTGGCTCTTCTCGGAGCTGGTAGCGTGTTGATGGCCGTACGTCGCCGTTCGGCTCGCTAA
- a CDS encoding Gfo/Idh/MocA family protein — translation MMPKAMNRRKFLKASAASAVGAGLAPNIAMGQSTQSANDKLNIAMIGAGNIAGMAYGPCSTENLVAIADVDEKMMFQKVDEAPQIKKAKKFKDFRVMLDKMGKHIDAVCINTPDHTHFVATIAAMERGIHVITQKPLTHNIWEAQTLQKAKHKYNVVTNMAVQGHTYPGIRQMREWVEADVFGQITEIHSWRKGPPWRPDDGESNYWRKPSEFPPPATPKPSSLDWDLWKGPVVTDLPYSRFYHPSGWRGHYAFGNGLIGDWMVHIADGPVWILDLYDPVAVELEWIEGGNKWIAPDASRVRWDFERRGDKKPCTFYWHHGPDVDKLTPKPENWSWGDHLPDHGTLYFGDKQIGYTDERSNKPRLASREDTRDFKRSGYPDEKYPRVEGGPYKEWIRAIKQLGPEPGANFDYATPFTVTALLGALVTRFGGRIEWDPVKGITNRPELNTYIKPEVVPGWEYGNELWT, via the coding sequence ATGATGCCTAAAGCCATGAACCGTCGTAAATTCCTCAAAGCCTCTGCCGCTTCCGCGGTCGGCGCAGGCTTGGCTCCTAACATCGCAATGGGGCAATCCACACAATCCGCGAATGATAAGTTGAATATCGCCATGATCGGGGCGGGCAACATCGCCGGTATGGCCTACGGCCCTTGCAGCACAGAGAACCTCGTCGCAATCGCGGACGTCGACGAAAAAATGATGTTTCAGAAAGTAGACGAAGCACCCCAAATCAAAAAGGCTAAGAAATTCAAAGACTTCCGCGTAATGCTTGACAAGATGGGCAAACACATCGATGCGGTCTGTATCAACACTCCTGACCATACTCACTTCGTCGCCACCATCGCTGCCATGGAGCGTGGAATCCATGTCATCACTCAAAAGCCATTGACGCACAATATCTGGGAAGCCCAGACTCTCCAGAAAGCAAAGCATAAGTACAACGTCGTCACAAACATGGCAGTGCAAGGGCACACCTATCCAGGCATCCGCCAGATGCGTGAGTGGGTAGAAGCCGACGTCTTTGGCCAAATCACCGAAATTCACTCCTGGCGAAAAGGACCGCCATGGCGTCCGGACGATGGAGAAAGCAACTATTGGCGTAAGCCTTCAGAGTTTCCACCGCCCGCGACCCCTAAGCCAAGTAGCCTTGATTGGGACCTGTGGAAAGGTCCGGTCGTCACGGACCTTCCCTACAGCCGCTTCTACCACCCCAGCGGTTGGCGTGGACACTACGCCTTCGGAAACGGCCTGATCGGCGACTGGATGGTCCATATTGCTGACGGACCGGTTTGGATTTTAGATCTCTACGACCCAGTGGCAGTAGAGCTCGAATGGATCGAAGGCGGTAATAAATGGATAGCGCCGGATGCAAGCCGTGTCCGCTGGGATTTCGAGCGACGGGGTGACAAGAAACCATGCACCTTCTATTGGCATCACGGCCCAGATGTTGACAAATTAACGCCGAAGCCCGAAAACTGGAGCTGGGGTGACCATCTACCTGATCACGGCACGCTCTACTTCGGAGACAAGCAAATCGGCTATACGGACGAGCGTTCAAATAAACCTCGACTGGCGAGCCGCGAAGATACTCGCGATTTCAAGAGGTCTGGCTATCCAGACGAGAAATACCCCCGAGTTGAAGGTGGGCCGTATAAAGAATGGATTCGCGCGATTAAACAGCTTGGCCCAGAGCCAGGCGCCAACTTCGACTATGCAACCCCATTTACTGTTACTGCCCTACTTGGCGCATTAGTAACACGCTTCGGCGGGCGTATCGAATGGGATCCCGTGAAGGGCATCACCAACCGTCCTGAGCTCAACACTTATATCAAACCTGAAGTTGTACCCGGATGGGAATACGGCAACGAGTTATGGACGTAG
- a CDS encoding type II secretion system protein: MRNHFANYRRRKTAFTLIELLVVISIIALLISILLPALSGARFTANVTRCATQLQQIGRAQAAYTNDYDGFITPANSRSYNDLTNSPAQPGGDVGGNPNHATFDDLLGAGGYDGRGGISAFNDGGTNIIMSNGIPERLPEPAIYLCPLDNFAKTVPDVHGRTYGMNRLETTTNTISGDINPDAPGLAGTEGFSYRIDFVNQGADTFMTGEHIRLQNTTSSLSRSVAGGFAGAEIRAASTNDPAEAVRTFLHHSRQGRESLLATGEISTNWLFVDSHVALVDNDDAHAKSDAAAAGFLTSMYDASK; this comes from the coding sequence ATGCGAAACCATTTTGCGAACTACCGCCGTAGAAAGACTGCATTTACTCTGATCGAACTTCTAGTGGTTATTAGTATTATTGCGCTGTTGATTAGTATCTTGCTGCCGGCCTTGAGCGGTGCTCGTTTTACGGCAAATGTGACGCGGTGCGCGACTCAGCTCCAGCAGATTGGGCGTGCTCAGGCGGCATACACGAATGACTACGACGGCTTTATTACTCCGGCTAATAGTCGAAGCTATAACGACTTGACCAACTCGCCAGCACAGCCAGGAGGAGATGTTGGCGGCAACCCCAATCATGCAACTTTTGATGACCTTCTAGGAGCTGGTGGCTATGACGGTCGTGGAGGGATATCAGCATTTAATGATGGTGGTACCAACATCATCATGTCAAATGGGATACCTGAGCGTTTACCGGAACCTGCGATCTACTTGTGCCCGCTTGATAATTTTGCGAAAACAGTACCAGATGTGCATGGTCGCACGTACGGCATGAATCGTTTGGAGACGACTACAAACACCATATCGGGAGACATCAATCCAGATGCGCCGGGCCTTGCGGGGACTGAAGGTTTCTCGTACCGGATTGATTTTGTCAATCAGGGTGCGGATACATTCATGACGGGTGAACATATCCGGCTCCAGAACACAACAAGTTCACTTTCTAGGTCTGTGGCCGGTGGATTTGCCGGAGCAGAGATTCGTGCGGCTTCGACGAATGATCCCGCGGAGGCGGTCCGTACGTTCCTCCACCATTCGCGGCAAGGTCGTGAATCGCTATTGGCTACCGGGGAAATCTCTACAAACTGGTTGTTTGTCGACTCACACGTAGCCCTTGTAGACAACGATGATGCTCATGCGAAATCAGATGCTGCTGCAGCTGGATTTCTTACTTCGATGTATGACGCATCCAAGTAA
- a CDS encoding 3-keto-disaccharide hydrolase, which produces MKTSMGCGFVLTGVLVASFVVETGGADEVEPSAETDVCMLEGHVRSNPPEKKHPPYRSQKFPEGERANEVYRWKVHDPKRPQPEVVEPPTPSLQQRPGLTPSDAVVLFDGTQPDADLSAFRFEKPEKGDPTDSWVVRDGYFEVKRSTSNLLTKESFGDVQLHVEWMVPERYDEKFFQSRGNSGIKLMSRYEVQILDSLANPTYADGMAGAIYGQNPPLVNPGLGLGRWQTYDIIFRRPIFGDGDEVLRPATLTVLHNGVLIQDNWHLEGQTRFEKRARYWKHADEEPIQFQEHGDAVRYRNIWVRRLPERPLSVVDSSSCLSD; this is translated from the coding sequence ATGAAGACTTCAATGGGTTGTGGCTTTGTTTTGACTGGGGTCCTGGTCGCAAGCTTTGTCGTGGAGACGGGTGGGGCCGATGAGGTCGAGCCATCCGCCGAAACGGATGTGTGCATGCTTGAAGGCCACGTGCGCTCGAACCCGCCGGAGAAGAAGCACCCCCCGTATAGGTCTCAGAAGTTCCCCGAAGGCGAGCGAGCGAACGAAGTCTACCGATGGAAGGTACACGACCCCAAGCGGCCGCAGCCCGAGGTGGTCGAGCCACCCACCCCCAGCCTACAGCAGCGCCCAGGGTTGACGCCTTCGGATGCGGTCGTCCTCTTTGACGGAACTCAGCCAGATGCGGATCTCTCTGCGTTTCGGTTTGAGAAGCCCGAGAAGGGGGATCCAACTGACTCATGGGTTGTTAGAGACGGATACTTCGAAGTCAAACGCAGCACCAGTAATCTGCTGACCAAGGAGTCGTTTGGTGATGTTCAGCTTCACGTTGAATGGATGGTGCCGGAACGCTACGACGAGAAGTTTTTTCAGAGCCGAGGTAACTCCGGAATTAAGCTGATGAGTCGTTACGAGGTGCAGATCCTCGACAGCTTGGCGAACCCTACCTACGCCGACGGCATGGCAGGGGCGATCTACGGGCAGAACCCGCCGCTGGTGAACCCGGGTCTCGGGCTGGGGCGTTGGCAGACCTACGACATTATCTTCCGCCGACCGATTTTCGGCGATGGCGACGAGGTGTTGCGCCCCGCTACGCTGACGGTACTGCACAACGGCGTGTTGATTCAAGACAATTGGCATCTCGAAGGGCAGACCCGTTTTGAGAAGCGTGCCCGTTACTGGAAACACGCCGATGAGGAGCCGATTCAGTTTCAAGAACACGGCGATGCTGTGCGGTATCGAAATATTTGGGTGCGGCGTCTTCCCGAGCGTCCCTTGTCGGTGGTTGATTCAAGTAGTTGCCTGAGTGACTGA
- a CDS encoding hydroxypyruvate isomerase family protein, translated as MPSQPFNMLFAPHYGMFKHHAGDDLVDQIKFCHDAGFRAWEDNHLMDREVAVQDKIASALDDLGMTMGVFVAKTFWGEPIYVRGGKEAREKLKQKMREAVEVAKRVNARWCTIVPGPYVQDLEWDYQTANAIDCLRAMAEVCEPAGLVMALEPLNRWANHPEMFLSHIPQAYLICEAVNSPSCKILNDLYHAQIMEGSLMLNIDKTWLRTAYFQIGDSPGRNEPGTGEINYANIFAELDRRGYSGVLGMEHGISIDGKEGERKLIEAYRRCDVIK; from the coding sequence ATGCCTTCACAGCCATTCAACATGCTTTTCGCTCCTCACTATGGCATGTTCAAGCACCACGCGGGAGACGATCTGGTGGATCAAATCAAGTTCTGTCACGACGCGGGCTTTCGGGCCTGGGAGGACAATCACCTGATGGATCGAGAGGTGGCGGTGCAGGATAAGATCGCCTCGGCCTTGGATGATCTTGGGATGACTATGGGGGTCTTTGTGGCCAAGACATTCTGGGGGGAGCCGATCTACGTCCGAGGAGGCAAGGAGGCGAGAGAGAAGCTTAAGCAGAAAATGCGCGAGGCGGTGGAGGTGGCTAAGCGTGTGAACGCCCGGTGGTGCACCATTGTGCCCGGGCCGTACGTCCAGGATTTGGAGTGGGACTATCAAACCGCAAATGCGATCGATTGTTTGCGGGCGATGGCAGAAGTATGCGAGCCCGCTGGCCTTGTCATGGCGCTGGAACCATTAAACCGTTGGGCCAACCATCCGGAGATGTTCTTGTCTCACATTCCGCAGGCCTATCTGATTTGTGAGGCTGTAAATTCGCCGAGCTGCAAGATCCTGAATGACCTGTATCACGCCCAGATTATGGAAGGCAGCCTGATGTTAAACATCGACAAGACGTGGTTGCGGACAGCGTATTTTCAGATCGGAGATAGTCCTGGGCGAAACGAACCCGGGACGGGGGAAATCAACTACGCCAATATCTTCGCCGAGCTCGATCGCAGGGGGTATTCCGGTGTTTTAGGAATGGAGCACGGTATAAGCATCGATGGTAAAGAGGGCGAGCGCAAACTCATCGAGGCCTATCGACGGTGCGATGTGATCAAGTGA